The Stenotrophomonas sp. ZAC14D1_NAIMI4_1 DNA segment TCGGCAGTGTTGAAGTGCGGGCCGGGCGCATTCCGTACTACTTCCAGCTGGCCCACGACGAGCCGGCGCGCAGGTTCGAGAAGGCCAGGAGCCGCAACGGCGAGATGCTGGTCCGTCGCGGTGACTGCACCGGCAAGGTCGTTGCCCAGGTGCCGCTGCCGGCCAACACCGATGAGAATGGCTTTGTCACCCTGCGCGCGGCGCTGCCGAAGGGGATCTCGGGTCGCGACGATCTGTGCATCAACTTCACCGGCGATACGCGCCCGGCGATGTGGGTGCTGGATGAGATGACGCTGCAGAAGTAACGGCATCCACGCATGGCGTGGATCTACTGGCCCGGGGTCGGATCCCTTTCCGTAGGAAAGGGCTCTGACCCCAAGCGCGGTTACCTCAGCCCCGCCAGCGCAGCAGGATGTCGCGCAGCGGGGTCAGGGCGGTCGTCAGGCCCGACAACACGCCGATCGTGTTGGCCAGTGCATCCATCGGGTCGGCGCTGCGGTTGCTGGTCAGCGCGCCCTGCGCGAACTCGATGCCCACGCCCATCAGCACCAGGCCCACGCCCGCCCACAGCAGCGGCGTACCACGGCGGAACAACTGCACCGCGCTGCCGGACAGGATGAAATAGGCCAGGAAATGCTCGACCTTGTCGCCGTTCTGCGGCAGGTCGATCGGCGGCGGCGGGATCAGGCAGACCACGATCACCACCAGCACTGCCAGCAGCCACAACGCCGTCCACAGCCGTGGGCGACGCAGCGGCTTGATCACCGGCAACGCCGCACTCACAGGCGCCAGCTCAGGTCACCCAGCTCGAAGGCCGGTTCGAAATCCACCTCGCGCTGCAGGCCGATCACCTGGAAGCGCTCGCCCATCTCGGTCGGCAGGGTCAGCTTCTTCACCTGGTCGCGCAGCTGGATGCGGCCCACTTCATCGGTACGCTCCTCGGCCAGCACCAGCACCTGGTCCAGCCCGTTGCCAAGCAGGAAGCTGGCCTGGCTGCAGTAACCGGCAAGCTCGAAGCCACCGTGCAGGCCCGCTTCGGCCATGGCGGTGAAATCCACCGACGCAGTGATGTCCTGCAGCCCCGGCCAGCGGTACACCTCGTTGTGCACGTGGTGGCGGTAGAACGCACGCACGGTGCCATCATCGCGGTCGTGCTGGTAGAACTCGCCGCGGTTGTAGCCATAGTCGACGAACAGCATTGCGCCGCGCTGCAGGCCGCCGGCCACCGCCTGCAGCCAGTACGGCAGCTGCGGCAGCACTTCGGAGCGGTAGCCATCGGCGAAGGGCTTTTCCAGATAGCGTTCCAGGTGCCGCACCGCGCCGTTGAGCAGCACGTCGGCCGGCTGCGCGCCGCGCATGAAGTTGCCGTCGCCATCCAGCTCGACGGTTTCCTCGTAGACCTCGCCGTCCTTGATGAGGAAACGCGGGGTCGGCAGCGCGTCGATCACCTCGTTGGCGAATACCACACCGTCCCAGTCATCGTCGAACGGGCGGTCGACCCACTCCACCCGGCCGGCCAGCTCGGCCGGCAGGTTCTGCTGCAGGCGCTGCTGCTGGCGCTGGCGCAGATCGGCACTGGGTTCGAGGATGGCGTAACGCGCCGGCAGCGCGTCCAGTTCGGCCAGGCGCAGCAGCACGGCCTCGGCGAAAGCGCCGGTGCCGCCGCCCAGTTCCAGCATGCGCGCGTGCGCATCCAGCTGGGCGAACACCGGGGCCAGCGCGTTGGCCACGCTGCCAGCGAACAGGCTGCCGAGCTCGGGCGCGGTGGTGAAATCGCCACTGCCGCCGAACTTGCTGGCGCCGGCGCTGTAATAGCCCCAGCCGGGGGCGTAAAGGCACAGCTCCATGAAGCGCGAGAACGGGATCGCCCCGCCCTGCGCAAGGATTTCGGCACGCAGGGCGGCCGCCAGCTGGTCGCTGTGGGCCAGGGCGTCGGCTTCGGGCAGGGGGAAGGTGGGCTGCATGGTGTCTTCGAATGCGGTGACAATGGTGCACAGGATAGCCGAGCCTTGGAGGACCCTCATGAGCGACACCGCCCCCGTGGCCCTGATCACCGGCAGCGCCCGCCGGATCGGTGCGGCCATCGCCCGCCAGTTCCACGCCTGTGGCTGGTCGGTGGTGCTGCACGCCCACACGTCCAGCGCCGAGCTGCAGCAGGCCGCGTTCGACCTGGAGAACATCCGCCCGGGCAGCGTGCTGGCCCTGCAGGCCGACCTGCGCGACGCCGATGCCCTGTCCGATCTGGTGGAACAGGCCGTGGCCCACTTCGGCCGCCTGGACGCGCTGGTCAACAACGCCTCCAACTTCTTCCCCACTCCGCTGGGCCAGGTCACCGCCGCGGCCATGGACGAGCTGTACGCGGTCAACGCCCGCGCGCCGCTGCTGCTGTCACAGGCCGCCGCACCCTACCTGCGCCGGCAGCAGGGCTGCATCGTCAACCTGACCGATCTGCACGGCACCGACCCGATGCGCGACCACATCGCCTACACCATGGCCAAGGCCGCGCTGGAAATGGCCACCCGCTCGCTGGCACTGGAACTGGCCCCGAAGGTGCGGGTGAATGCCGTGGCGCCGGGCGCGATCCTGTGGCCGGAACAGGGCAAGGACGATTTCGCCCGCGAGGCACTGCTGGCGCGCACGCCGCTGGCCCGCATCGGCACCGTCGAGGAGATTGCCGAGGCG contains these protein-coding regions:
- a CDS encoding pteridine reductase: MSDTAPVALITGSARRIGAAIARQFHACGWSVVLHAHTSSAELQQAAFDLENIRPGSVLALQADLRDADALSDLVEQAVAHFGRLDALVNNASNFFPTPLGQVTAAAMDELYAVNARAPLLLSQAAAPYLRRQQGCIVNLTDLHGTDPMRDHIAYTMAKAALEMATRSLALELAPKVRVNAVAPGAILWPEQGKDDFAREALLARTPLARIGTVEEIAEAVYWLVAEASFVTGHTLRVDGGRTVS
- a CDS encoding SAM-dependent methyltransferase, whose amino-acid sequence is MQPTFPLPEADALAHSDQLAAALRAEILAQGGAIPFSRFMELCLYAPGWGYYSAGASKFGGSGDFTTAPELGSLFAGSVANALAPVFAQLDAHARMLELGGGTGAFAEAVLLRLAELDALPARYAILEPSADLRQRQQQRLQQNLPAELAGRVEWVDRPFDDDWDGVVFANEVIDALPTPRFLIKDGEVYEETVELDGDGNFMRGAQPADVLLNGAVRHLERYLEKPFADGYRSEVLPQLPYWLQAVAGGLQRGAMLFVDYGYNRGEFYQHDRDDGTVRAFYRHHVHNEVYRWPGLQDITASVDFTAMAEAGLHGGFELAGYCSQASFLLGNGLDQVLVLAEERTDEVGRIQLRDQVKKLTLPTEMGERFQVIGLQREVDFEPAFELGDLSWRL